Genomic segment of Triticum dicoccoides isolate Atlit2015 ecotype Zavitan unplaced genomic scaffold, WEW_v2.0 scaffold131523, whole genome shotgun sequence:
GTATGGATCCTAAGTTATCAAGTCATGGATTATCGTGATAATCCATGACttggtcacttaggatccatccactgGAAACTAATCCGCaattctttcacctagtgatttagtaactcattataatgtaaaaacaatctttaaattgctactgtatgaaaatttgtataaaggtgtatgaatacgaaCTAAAATTAAAAGAAGTAGAATACAGAATAATAGTAATAGCGCGGGCAGTGAGAAGcgtactagtaattaccagtagcgttgttgcagcacgcgctactactaagtagatatagcagtagcgcgtgtcaacaaacgctactgctaacctttagttgtagcgccgtatcagtagcgcggttacccgcgctactgataggccaataACCCGccctactactaggcttttccctaataGTGTGGCGACCTTGCGACGATGGAGAGGGGCCGGTCCATGATGTTCATGGGGCACGATGATTCCGACACGGCTGACAAGGAGGCAATGTTGTGGATTGACATGGCCGCCCACTAAGCCTCGGACTCCGCAAGGTGGCATTCAAGGAGCTCTCCCCCAACAAGGAGAAGTTTTAGCTCTAATCTAGTGGGAGTATTGTATAATTAGGCAATTTTATGTTTAGTGTTGTAGCATTGTATAATTAAGGTACATTTATGTTTAATGTGGTAGCATTACATAATTACAATTTGGAAATCCAAATTGGCTCCCAGGAGTGCGtgcaaaaaataattttcaaatatgAAAGAAATCCCAACAATTGTTTTATGTGCTTATAGTCGCATCCAAATGTTACTTGTAAATTTTTAGGGAAAAAGGTTAAATATTTTGCCtatgaaaaaaaaaattgaaaaccaaATGTTACCCCAAAATATCACCCAAATATTTTTTCCACCGACGTAACACTACTGCTCCGTTTCGCATGAAAATTGTCAAGCATGCTTGCGAAACTAACACAAACATCCACAAAAATTTCGGTGTTATTTGAAACTATTTTACCACTTTTTTGTGGTACTGTTCATCCCGGAGCAAATGCTCCCGGGAGCCAAAACCCCCCTCCCCGCCCCATTGATCAATTTGTGTTTGAAATGAATATTTGTGCTGATTTGAGCATTTGAGGCGTTAAGAATATGGGGAAGGGCAAGGTGCAAAAACCTTTAACTCCTCAACATTTGAAGAGTTAAGTTTTAGACGGTCTTACTTTTTATGATTCTGATTCAAAAGGAAAGAATATTTCATGATTAAACATAAAACAAGTCGCAAATTTATTTGGAAGAAATTAAACTTATGACATTAGGGACCACACCTTCTGCATTGACGACTGCGTGTCATTCCATGACTCCACGCTTTCATGTTCCTTGTTGTGACTTCTCCTGGAAGAAACAAAGTCAAACTTTTGCTGAAGAAAATTCATTTTTTATACGTTTACGGCTCAAATAAATACTAAAGGTTCCTGACATTTTTTAAGTGTTCTTCTCCATGACCTCGATTACTAGTCAAAACAAGTTCATTATGAAAACACAATAATTTACAAAAAGAAGTGGAAGTTTTTATGAACCCTTTGTAGGTATTATTGTGTCACACAGCAGAGATGTGATTCAAGAAGTGCAAGAGGTTAGTTCAGGTTGTCGATGACTTTAATCATTAATTTGTCTGCCGTTGTGCTAATAATGCTGCCGGCGTGTAATGGGCTGAGTCGGGATTAGAAACCGTACCAGTTAATTGACTGGGAGTTGTTATCGGCCTTTTGCTTTATAGCTTCCTCAGACTCTTGTTTTTGACTTCCAGATAGTTCACTTGATGTGGACGGGTCCTTCCCTCGGACCGAATGCTGTTTTTCTAGAGGGCCATACTCCTCAACAACGTATGATGCTTTTAAGCTGACATTACTAGGATGCTCACCAATGGCGATCTTGAATGCAGACTCTGCAGCCTGCAAGTCATGTTCCTCGGCACCAGCAGTTGACCCAATTACTCCAACAATCTCCTGGACGTTTGACAGGTGCTCAATGCCGAAAAGCAAACAACCATACTGATCTCCTCTGTGGGCATTGAAACCTAGCTTCATCCTCTGAAGattgggcattgctccttccgcaAAAGACAGGTGTAATACACCACACCCGAACTCAAAATACTCTAGAGCAGCGAGTGCTCCCGTTGCAAAGCTGATTTGTTCTGTAGTTCGTTGCTGGACGTACAACGCAAGAACAGTGAGGGCTGACAATCCCTGAAGGTTACTGATGTCATCCATTAGCAATTCTCTCACAACAATTTTCAGAACGCAGAGTTTGGTAAGCCTTCCAATCCACTTGGGGATTCTACAAATGGGAGGCAGCAACTCGATTGTCTTCACTGACTCAGGAGGACTGCCCGAGCCATCCAATGAAATTGTCCTGCCCGAAGAACTAGGAGGAGGATTCAGGGTGACACTTTTTAGGATGCCAGTCACATCGGGGAGTTCTGTCCCACCTCCGAGACGGAGGTGCAACAAGCTCTGAAGATGAACAATATCCGATGGAATAGTTGCTACTCTTGCATTTATTTCAAGTGTTTCCAACAGTTTTAAACCCTGCAACTGATCTGGCAGCTGTACGGTGTCATTGCATGTGACTTGCAAATATCTCAACAGAAGCAATTCAGAGATACGCCTGAGGTTTACGCCTGTGCTTGGTTGATCAGCCCAAATATGGAGGATCAGAAATCGAAGAAGCTTAAACTCTGATATGGAAGGCAAGCAGCTCACCAGTCCATTATAAGC
This window contains:
- the LOC119343531 gene encoding disease resistance protein RGA5-like, encoding TEITVCSQLCLITRYFIIIDDLWDTSVWDVAAHAFPKGNHGSRIIATTEIEDVALACCSYQSKYMVKMEPLSESHSKELFTSAVFGSGEQHSCHVNEVPDEIIRRCAGLPQAIISISSILASYGEANTVENWEQIQNCLPTNTTSDEILKEVLIFCYKSLPSCAQTCLLYLSMYPENYLILKEDIMKQWVAEGFIRAPTEKEKMEVAGSYFDMLVNMGMIQHIDIDYSDEVLYYAVHHMVHDIITSKSIEENFVTVIDYSQRTLRFSNKVSRLSLQFGGATYATTPARIGQSQVRSLAYNGLVSCLPSISEFKLLRFLILHIWADQPSTGVNLRRISELLLLRYLQVTCNDTVQLPDQLQGLKLLETLEINARVATIPSDIVHLQSLLHLRLGGGTELPDVTGILKSVTLNPPPSSSGRTISLDGSGSPPESVKTIELLPPICRIPKWIGRLTKLCVLKIVVRELLMDDISNLQGLSALTVLALYVQQRTTEQISFATGALAALEYFEFGCGVLHLSFAEGAMPNLQRMKLGFNAHRGDQYGCLLFGIEHLSNVQEIVGVIGSTAGAEEHDLQAAESAFKIAIGEHPSNVSLKASYVVEEYGPLEKQHSVRGKDPSTSSELSGSQKQESEEAIKQKADNNSQSINWRSHNKEHESVESWNDTQSSMQKVWSLMS